The genomic segment ACCATATCAAATGCTTCTACTATATCTCCATCTTTGATGTCATTGAAGTTTTCTATTCCAAGACCACATTCTTGTCCTGCTACAACCTCTTTTGCATCATCTTTAAATCTCTTAAGTGACGCTAACTTTCCTTCATAAACTATAGTTCCATTTCTTACTATTCTTATATTAGAATCTCTTCTAACTTTTCCATCTACAACTACACAACCAGCTACATTTCCAACTTTAGCAACTTTAAAGATTTGTTTTATCTCTATTCTTCCTAAATATTGTTCTTTATATTCTGGTTTTAACATTCCTGTTAAAGCTTTTTCAATATCTTCTATAATTTCATAAATGATTGAAGATGTTCTAACTTCTATTCCAGAAGTTTCAGCTTCTTTTATAGCTTTTGTTGTAGGTCTAACATTAAATCCTATTATAATTGCTTGTGATACTTCAGCAAGTTTTATGTCACTTTCTGTAATAGCTCCTGGAGCTGATTGAATAACATTAACAGCCACTTCATTATTGTTTAATTTCATTAATGAATCTTTAAGAGCTTGAGCTGAACCTTTGGAATCTGCTCTTATAACTAAGTTAAGTTCTTTAACTTCTTGATTTTCTAAGCTTTCTGATAATGACTCAAGAGTTATAGTTCTCTTAGATTGCTCTCCTAATCTTCTTTCTTTAGCCATCTCTTCAACTATTCTCTTAGCATGTTGTTCATTTTGAATTACATAAACAGTATCTCCAGCTTCTGGAACACTATTAAATCCTATAATCTCTACAGGTTGAGACATTTCTCCTCTGTTTATTTTATTTCCTTTATCATCTATAATTGCTCTTACTTTTCCGTAAGATTCTCCAGCAACTACAACATCACCTATTTTAATATTTCCTTCTTGAATTAATATGTCTGCTACTGGTCCAACTTTAGAATCTAGTTTTGATTCAAGAACAACAGCTTTTCCTCTTTTCTTAGGGTTAGCTTTTAATTCAAGAATTTCAGCTGTAATAAGTATTGTTTCTAGTAAAACGTCTAAGTTTATCTTAGCTTTTGCTGAAACTTCTACAAATTCAACATCTCCTCCCCATTCAACTGAAACAAGTTCATGTTCCATTAACTCTTGTTTTACTCTCATAGGGTTAGCTTCTGGTTTATCAATTTTGTTTATAGCTACAATTATTGGTACTCCAGCTGCTTTAGCATGGGAAATGGCCTCTATTGTTTGTGGCATTACTCCGTCATCTGCTGCTACTACAAGAATTGCTATATCTGTTACTTGAGCTCCTCTAGCTCTCATATCTGTAAAAGCTTCGTGTCCTGGAGTGTCAACAAATGTTATTTTCTTTCCATTTTTTACAACTTGGTAAGCTCCAATTTTTTGAGTGATTCCTCCAGCCTCTCCTTCAACTACTTGTGTACTTCTAATAGCATCAAGTAATGAAGTTTTTCCATGGTCAACGTGTCCCATAATTGTAATAACAGGAGCTCTCTCTTCTAAATCAGATTCTTTATCTTCTATTTCAAGAGCAAATTTATCTCCAAAAGCTAATTCTTCTTGTTCTTCTTCCTCTACTAATACATCATAATCAGCTGCTATTTCTTCAGCTAACTCAATATTTATAGGGCTATTTATTGTAAACATTTTTCCTTTTAAGAATAATTTTTTAATTATCTCAGAACTGTTTACATTTAATTTCTCAGCAAAATCACCTAAAGTCATTTCACCTTTCATTTTTATGATTTTTATTCCGTCTTCTTCTACTACTTTTCCAACTTCAGTATCAGCTTTTTTAACAACGAAATCTGTTCTTCTTCCTTTTTTCTTTTTCTTATTTTTTTCTTTTCTATCATCATCAGAAGATTCATCATTATTTTTTTTATTTTTCATATTTTTATTTTTAGATTTTTTCTTTTTCTTATGTTCTACTACTTCATCATCTTCTTCTGGTTCTTCTTTAACAAAATGATTTTTTATTTTATCAACTTGTTCTTCTGTAAGTCCTGCTAAATGAGATGTCACCTCTATCCCTAATTCTTGAAGTAAATTTAAGAAGTCTTTATTTCCCATCTCATATTTTTTTGCCAACTCATGTACCCTTACTTTACCTACCATTTATACCTCCTTACTTACTGTTTTCAATAAGTCCTCGAGCTACCTTTTTATTTTTTATGGCAATGACATTAATTTCGTCTTTTCCAAATATCTCTCCTAACTGACTTTTATTTCCATAATGTACATAAGAGATATTTTTTTCTTTCAACTTATCTATAAGTTTTCTGTTATTTCTTTCACTTATATCTGTTGCAATTACTACAAAATTTATTTTTTCTATTTCTTCTAATATCATATTTATTCCAAAAACAAGTTCTTGTGAGTTTTTCATTGCTTTTAGAATCTTAAGGTAATCCTTTGACTCTTTTTTTAATAAATTAACCATTTTTAAAAGGTCTTCTATTGAAACCTTTATTTTTTTATGTTTTGAAAGTCTATTAAGACAATTATGTTCCTTACAAATATATTGTCCTCTAGACTGAACTATTTGTTTTTCATCTAAAACATAAATCCCATCTTTTTCTACTATTCTAAAAAGTTGTGATTTTTCTTTTTTAGACTTGCAAATTATACAAGTTCTTTCAGGTTGATTACTCATTTGCTCCCTCTACATCTTTAGTAGATTTTTTTTCTAAAACTTTAATATCAACTCTCATCCCTGTTAATTTTGCTGCTAATCTAGCATTTTGTCCATTTTTACCAATAGCTAATGAAAGTTGAGAAGGTTCTACCATTACTCTTGCTGTAGTTCCATCTTCTAAGATTTCTACACTATTAACTTTTGCTGGACTTAATACAGCTGATACAAATTCTTCCATTGAATCTTTCCATTCAACTATATCTATTTTTTCTCCATTTAACTCATCAACTATATTTTTTATTCTAAGTCCTTTTTGTCCAATACAAGCTCCTATAGTATCTATATTTTTATCTTTTGAATATACAGCTATCTTAGCTCTTGAACCAGCTTCTCTAGCTACTGAT from the Fusobacterium perfoetens ATCC 29250 genome contains:
- the infB gene encoding translation initiation factor IF-2, with the translated sequence MVGKVRVHELAKKYEMGNKDFLNLLQELGIEVTSHLAGLTEEQVDKIKNHFVKEEPEEDDEVVEHKKKKKSKNKNMKNKKNNDESSDDDRKEKNKKKKKGRRTDFVVKKADTEVGKVVEEDGIKIIKMKGEMTLGDFAEKLNVNSSEIIKKLFLKGKMFTINSPINIELAEEIAADYDVLVEEEEQEELAFGDKFALEIEDKESDLEERAPVITIMGHVDHGKTSLLDAIRSTQVVEGEAGGITQKIGAYQVVKNGKKITFVDTPGHEAFTDMRARGAQVTDIAILVVAADDGVMPQTIEAISHAKAAGVPIIVAINKIDKPEANPMRVKQELMEHELVSVEWGGDVEFVEVSAKAKINLDVLLETILITAEILELKANPKKRGKAVVLESKLDSKVGPVADILIQEGNIKIGDVVVAGESYGKVRAIIDDKGNKINRGEMSQPVEIIGFNSVPEAGDTVYVIQNEQHAKRIVEEMAKERRLGEQSKRTITLESLSESLENQEVKELNLVIRADSKGSAQALKDSLMKLNNNEVAVNVIQSAPGAITESDIKLAEVSQAIIIGFNVRPTTKAIKEAETSGIEVRTSSIIYEIIEDIEKALTGMLKPEYKEQYLGRIEIKQIFKVAKVGNVAGCVVVDGKVRRDSNIRIVRNGTIVYEGKLASLKRFKDDAKEVVAGQECGLGIENFNDIKDGDIVEAFDMVEVKRTLTNLTK
- a CDS encoding DUF448 domain-containing protein — protein: MSNQPERTCIICKSKKEKSQLFRIVEKDGIYVLDEKQIVQSRGQYICKEHNCLNRLSKHKKIKVSIEDLLKMVNLLKKESKDYLKILKAMKNSQELVFGINMILEEIEKINFVVIATDISERNNRKLIDKLKEKNISYVHYGNKSQLGEIFGKDEINVIAIKNKKVARGLIENSK